DNA from Armatimonadota bacterium:
GTCCCCGGAGGCGGTCCGGGAGCCATCGGGCCGGGACGCGCCCGAGCCCCCGGACCCGCCCTGAGGGCGTCCGGCGCATTGCTGGCGGCGGGCGCCCGTGCTAGGATAGAGCACGGTCGATGGCTGGGAGGTCCGTACCCCCGGCGGCCCCTCGGCTTTTTGATTTTTGGCTCCGGCAGGAGGTGCAGGGGTGGCAGTCACCCGCGAGAGCAAGCAGGCCATCGTGAGCCGGTTCCGCCGGCACGACGCCGACACCGGTTCGCCGGAAGTGCAGATCGCCCTGCTCACCGAGCGGATCAACAAGCTCACCGAGCACCTCGCCGTGCACAAGAAGGACCTGCACTCCCGGCGTGGGCTGCTGAAGATGGTCAGCCAGCGCCGCCGGCTGCTGGACTACCTGATGCGCACCGATGTGGAGCGGTACCGGGCGATCGTGGACGCCCTCGGCCTGCGCCGGTGAGAGGACGACCCGGTGGCGCGGACGGTGGCGGGATGGGAGCGGGGCACCCCGCTCCCATCGCCGTGTCTGCCCGGGCCGCGGGGACAGACCCCGGGGGCGGGAGCCAGGGGACAGACCCGGCCCCGGGTCGTGGGGGGACAGACCCCGCAGGGGACAGACCCCGGGAGGGGGATCCCGGCCAGGGACGGGCAGAGCTTCCCGGAACGGCCGGTGACATACTGACGTGAGGACATTGACCGTAGGAGGAGAGCGCGGATGATTCCCGTTGTGACCCGCGTGGCCGCCCCCGTGGGCGGCCGCGAGCTGATCTTTGAGACCGGTCTGCTGGCCCGCCAGGCCGGCGGAGCGGTGGTCGTGCGCAGCGGCGACAGCATGGTCCTGGTCACCGCCACCGCCTCGACCGAGCCACGGGAGGGGGTGGACTTCTTCCCGCTGACCTGCGACTTCGAGGAGCGCATGTACGCCGCCGGCAAGATCCCCGGCGGGTTCTTCAAGCGGGAGGGGCGGCCCGGCGAGCGGGCCATCCTCTCGGCGCGGCTGATGGACCGCCCCCTGCGGCCGCTGTTCCCCAAGGGGTTCCGCAACGACGTGCAGGTCATCGCCACGGTCCTGTCCACCGACTTCGACAACGACCCGGCGGTGCTGGCGGTCAACGGTGCTTCGGCGGCCCTGTGCATCTCCGACATCCCCTTCCATGGCCCCATCGGCGCCGTCCGAATGGGCCTGGTGGGCGGGGAGCTGGTGATCAACCCCACCTGGAAGCAGCTGGCGGAGGAGAGCGCCCTGGACCTGGTGGTGGCGGCCAGCGAGGACGCCATCATCATGGTCGAGGCCGGCGCCGACGAGGTGCCCGAGGCCCGCCTCCTGGACGCCCTGGACCTGGCGCACCGGGAGATCCGCAAGATCATCGCCGCCCAGCGGGAGCTGATGGCCCGGGTGGGCAAGCCCAAGATGGCGGTGCCGGAGACGGCGCCGGACCCCGAACTGGCGCGGGCGGTGCGGGAGCGGGCGCTGCCGCTCATCCGGGAGGCGCTGGTCCAGCCCGAGAAGCTGGCCCGGGAGGACGCCCTGCGCCGGGTGCAGGAAGCGGTGGCTCCGTCGCTGCTGGAGCAGTTCCCCGACCGGGAGGCGGAAATCGGCGAGATCATCCAGGCGCTCACCAAGGAGGAGGTGCGCCGGATGATCCTGGAGGAGGGCCGCCGGCCCGACGGCCGGGGGCTGACGGACATCCGCCCCCTGTACATCGCGGTGGGCGTGGTGCCCCGGGCGCACGGGTCCGGCCTGTTCCAGAGGGGGCAGACCCAGGTCCTCACGGTGGCCACCCTCGGCACGGGGGAGGACGAGCAGATCATCGACGACATCACGCCGCGCACGTCCAAGCGCTTCATGCACCACTACTCCTTCCCGCCCTACTCGGTGGGAGAGGTCCGGCCGCTGCGCAGCCCCGGCCGCCGCGAGATCGGCCACGGCCTGCTGGCCGAGCGCGCCCTGGAGCCCATGATCCCCGACGAGTCGGTCTTCCCGTACACCATCCGCCTGGTCTCCGAGGTCCTGGAGTCCAACGGCTCCACCTCCATGGCGTCGGTGTGCGGCTCCACCCTGGCCCTGATGGACGCCGGCGTCCCCATCCGGGCGCCGGTGGCCGGCATCGCCATGGGCCTGGTCACCGGCCCCAACGGACGGGCCGCCGTGCTCACCGACATCCTGGGCCTGGAAGACGCCATGGGCGACATGGACTTCAAGGTGGCCGGCACCCGGCTGGGCGTCACGGCCCTGCAGATGGACATCAAGGTGTCCGGGCTGACCCGGGACATCCTGGCCCGCGCCCTGGAGCAGGCCCGCCAGGCCCGCCTGTACATCCTGGATGAGATGGCCAAGGTGATCGCCGAGCCGCGGCCCACCCTGTCGCCCTACGCGCCGCGGATCATCACCATCGAGATCAGCCCCGACAAGATCCGGGAGGTCATCGGCCCCGGCGGCAAGGTGATCAACAAGATCACCGCCGAGACCGGCGTCAAGATCGACATCGAGCAGGATGGCCGGGTGCTCATCGCCTCCACCGACGAGGCCGCCGCCCGGAGGGCCATCGAGATGATCCAGGCCATCGTCCGCGACGTCAAGGTGGGGGAGATGTACCTGGGCAAGGTCACCCGGCTGATGAACTTCGGCGCGTTCGTGGAAGTGCTGCCCGGCAAGGAGGGGCTGGTCCACATCTCCGAACTGTCCGACGGCCGCGTGAGCCGGGTGGAGGACGTGGTCAAGGTCGGCGACGAGCTGCTGGTCAAGGTCAAGGAGATCGACAGCCAGGGCCGCATCAACCTCACCCGCCGGGGAGTCACCCCGCCGGGGGAGGGGGCCCCCGCCGGCACCGTCCCCGCGGGCACCGCCGCCGCGCCGGCGCCGTCCGGCCCGGAGCAGCGCCGGCCCGCCGGACCGGGAGGCCGCCGCGGCCGCCGGCGCCGCCGTCCCCGCCCGGGAGGACCGGGACCCGGGGCCCCGCGGTCCTGACCCTCCCCGGACCGCGGGCCCGCCCGCAGGACCCTGTCCTGCCGGCGGGTAATCCAGTAGGATAACGCCATGGCCGCGTCCTCCGTCGCGCTGTCCACCCTTCCCAACGGCATGCGGGTGCTGACCGAGCGTATCCCTCACGTCCGCACCGTCGCCGCGGGCATCTGGGTGGGGGTGGGGTCCCGCCACGAGCCGCCCGAGCACCACGGCATCTCCCACTTCCTGGAGCACCTGTTCTTCAAGGGCACCGCCGCCCGCACAGCCCTGGAGATCGCCCAGGCGGTGGACGAGATCGGCGGCCAGATGAACGCCTTCACCGACCGCGAGCAGACGGTCTTTTACATCAAGGTGCTGTCGGCCCACCTGGACCGGGCCCTGGAGGTCTACGCCGACATGCTCCTGCGCGCCACCCTGGCGCCGGAGAGCATCGAGCGCGAGCGCCAGGTGATCACCGAGGAGATCAAGTCCTACGAGGACTCTCCCGACGAGCTGGTCCAGGACCTGTTCGCCCAGACGGTGTGGAACAGCCACCCGCTGGGCCGTCCCGTCATCGGCACCCTCGCCACCGTGGGCCGCCTGCAGCGGGACGACTTCCTCACCCACATCGCCCGCCACTACCGGCCCGACAATGTCCTGCTGGCGGCCGCCGGCGACCTGGATCACGAGCAGGTGGTGCGCGCGGCGGAGCGGCACTTCGGCGGGTGGGAGGGGACTGCCCGGCGCACCGACCAGCCTCCCCCGCGGGCCGAGGCGGCGGTGGCCGTGCGGTCCAAGGAGACCGAGCAGGTGCACCTGTGCCTGGGCTCCCAGGGGCTGGCCCAGGCCGACGACGGGCGGTACGTCCTGGCGGTCCTGGACCACCTGCTGGGCGGGGGGATGAGCTCGCGGCTGTTCCAGGAGATCCGGGAAAAGCGCGGGCTGGTCTACAGCATCGCGTCCTACGCCGCCGCGTACCGGGACGGCGGGCTGTTTGTGATCTACGCGGGCATGAGCCCGGGGGCCGGCCCCGAGGTGGTCCGCCTGGTCCTGGAGGAACTGGACCGGGTGCGTACCGATCCGGTGCCCGACGCCGAACTGCGCCGGGCCAAAGAGTCGCTGAAGGGCAGCCTGATGCTGGGCCTGGAAAGCACGGGCAGCCGGATGTCCATGCTGGCGCGCTCGCTGATCTACCACGGGCGGGTGGTGTCGCTGGACGAGCTGCTGGCGCGCATCGACGCCGTGACCTCCGAGGACGTGCAGCGCATGGCCCAGAGGCTGCTGCGCCCCGAGGGGCTGTCCCTGGCGGCCATCGGCCCCTTCCGCTCCGACGGCCGGCTGGAGGCCGCCGTCCGGGACGCCTTCCGGCGGTACGTGGAGGCCCGGGCGGGGTAGGCGCGGTCACGGCGGGGCGGGCCGGGACGCCGGGACACAGGATACGAGCCCCGACGGCGGTCCCGGTCACGTCCTCGCTCCCCGGTTCCCGAGGCAGGGAGGTGGGGTGGATGGCCGGCACGATCCGCGTGGCGGTGGCGGGAGCCGCCGGCCGCATGGGGCGGGCGGCCGTGCGGGCGGTGGCGGCCCAGGAGGACATGACGCTGGTGGCGGCCCTGGGCCGGTCCCGGGCGATCGGCCGGGACGCCGGAGAGGTGGCGGGGGCGGGACCCCTGGGCGTCGTCATCACCGCCGACCTGGCCCAGGTGCTGGGCCGCCGCCCCGACGTCCTGGTGGACTTCAGCCCGGGCCCGGCGGCCGCCGAGCACGCCCGCGCGGCGCTCCCGGCCGGGGTCAGCCCGGTCATCGGCGGCACCGGCATGGCCCCGGCCGACCTGCAGGCCCTGGCCGACCTGGCCGCCTCCCACCGCACCGGCGCCGTGGTGGCGCCCAACTTCGCGGTGGGCGCCGTCCTGATGATCGAGTTCGCCCGCCGGGCGGCGCGCTTCTTTCCGCACGTGGAGATCATCGAGATGCACCACGACCGCAAGCGCGACGCGCCCTCGGGGACGGCGCTGCGGACCGCCGCGGCGGTGGCGGCGGCGCGGGGGACCGCGCCCCCACCCGCGGTGGCCGAGGAAGAGATGGTGGCCGGCGCCCGCGGGGGACGGGCCGAGGGGATCCCCGTCCACAGCGTGCGCCTGCCGGGCCTGGTGGCCCACCAGGCAGTGATCTTCGGCGGTCCCGGTCAGACCCTGACCATCCGCCACGACTCCATCAGCGAGGAGTCGTTCATGCCCGGCCTGCTGCTGGCGGTGCGCCGGGTCCGGTCCCTACAGGGACTCGTGCACGGCCTGGAGAATCTGCTGGACCTGTAGCGGCGCCTCCGCGCGCAGCCTGCGGGCGCGGCGTCCGTCGGGGGCAGCCCGCGGGCAGAGGATGAAGGGGGGAAGTCCCATACCGGCAGGAGGCTTTCGCGTCGGCATCGTGGGCGCCACCGGCGTGGTCGGCCGGGAGGTCCTGCGCGTTCTCCAGCAGCGCCGCTTTCCGGTGGACACCCTGCGGCTGTTCGCCTCCGAGCGCTCGGTCGGCCGCCGCATCGGCGCCCACGCCGTCGAGGCCCTGTCCGAGGAGGCGTTCGCCGGGCTGGACGTGGTGATCTTCGACACCCCCGACGACGTGGCCCGGCGGTGGGTCCCCCGGGCGGCGGCGGCCGGCGCGACGGTGATCGACAACTCCGCGGCGTTCCGGATGGACCCTGACGTCCCCCTGGTCATCCCCGAGGTCAACGCCCACGCCCTGGCCCGCATCCCCCGGCGGATCGTGGCCAACCCCAACTGCACCACCGCCACCATCGCCGTCCCCCTGGCGCCCCTGCACCGGGAGGCGGGACTGCGCCGGCTGGTGGCCTGCTCGTATCAGTCGGTGTCGGGGGCGGGCCAGCGGGGAGTCGAGCAGCTGTGGGCGGAGGTCCAGCACATGGTCGCCACCCGCCGGGTGCCGCCCCGCCCGCTGGGGGCGGCGTTCACGCACCCCATCGCCGGCAACCTGATCCCGGCCATCGGCTCGCTGCGCGGGACGCAGTTCAGCGAGGAAACCAAGGTGGCCGCCGAGCTGCGCAAGATGCTGGACCTGCCCGACCTGGCCGTCGGGGTCACGTGCGTGCGGGTGCCCACCCTGGTGGGCCACGGGGTCGCCGTCCACGCCGAGTTCGAACGGCCGCTTCCGGCCGAGCAGGCCCGGGCGCTGCTGGCCGCGGCGCCGGGGGTGGAGGTGGTGGACGACCCGGCCTCGGGCGCCTACCCCACGCCGGCGGCCGCCGCGGGGCGGGATCCCTGCCTGGTGGGGCGCATCCGCACCGACGAGGCGGGCATGCTGGCGTTCTTCGCCGTGGCCGACAACCTGCGCAAGGGGGCGGCGTTGAACGCCGTCCAGATTGCCGAGCACTTGGCGCAGGCGGGGCTGCTGGCGTCCGGGGTCCGATCCTGACAGCACGCCGCCGCTGTACCGGCGGACAGAACGGCCTGATGCGCATTGTCGTCCAGAAATTCGGCGGGACGGTCCTGGCCACACCGGAGGGGAGGCTGCAGGTCGCCGAGCTGATCACCGCCACCCGCACGCGGGGCTATCGGGTGGTGGCGGTGGTGTCCGCCCTGGGACGGGAAGGCGACCCCTACGCCACCGACACCCTGGTGGGACTGATGCGGGAGGTGGACCCGCAGGTCGACCCCCGCACCCTCGACCTGCTGCTG
Protein-coding regions in this window:
- the rpsO gene encoding 30S ribosomal protein S15, whose product is MAVTRESKQAIVSRFRRHDADTGSPEVQIALLTERINKLTEHLAVHKKDLHSRRGLLKMVSQRRRLLDYLMRTDVERYRAIVDALGLRR
- a CDS encoding polyribonucleotide nucleotidyltransferase produces the protein MIPVVTRVAAPVGGRELIFETGLLARQAGGAVVVRSGDSMVLVTATASTEPREGVDFFPLTCDFEERMYAAGKIPGGFFKREGRPGERAILSARLMDRPLRPLFPKGFRNDVQVIATVLSTDFDNDPAVLAVNGASAALCISDIPFHGPIGAVRMGLVGGELVINPTWKQLAEESALDLVVAASEDAIIMVEAGADEVPEARLLDALDLAHREIRKIIAAQRELMARVGKPKMAVPETAPDPELARAVRERALPLIREALVQPEKLAREDALRRVQEAVAPSLLEQFPDREAEIGEIIQALTKEEVRRMILEEGRRPDGRGLTDIRPLYIAVGVVPRAHGSGLFQRGQTQVLTVATLGTGEDEQIIDDITPRTSKRFMHHYSFPPYSVGEVRPLRSPGRREIGHGLLAERALEPMIPDESVFPYTIRLVSEVLESNGSTSMASVCGSTLALMDAGVPIRAPVAGIAMGLVTGPNGRAAVLTDILGLEDAMGDMDFKVAGTRLGVTALQMDIKVSGLTRDILARALEQARQARLYILDEMAKVIAEPRPTLSPYAPRIITIEISPDKIREVIGPGGKVINKITAETGVKIDIEQDGRVLIASTDEAAARRAIEMIQAIVRDVKVGEMYLGKVTRLMNFGAFVEVLPGKEGLVHISELSDGRVSRVEDVVKVGDELLVKVKEIDSQGRINLTRRGVTPPGEGAPAGTVPAGTAAAPAPSGPEQRRPAGPGGRRGRRRRRPRPGGPGPGAPRS
- a CDS encoding pitrilysin family protein, with amino-acid sequence MAASSVALSTLPNGMRVLTERIPHVRTVAAGIWVGVGSRHEPPEHHGISHFLEHLFFKGTAARTALEIAQAVDEIGGQMNAFTDREQTVFYIKVLSAHLDRALEVYADMLLRATLAPESIERERQVITEEIKSYEDSPDELVQDLFAQTVWNSHPLGRPVIGTLATVGRLQRDDFLTHIARHYRPDNVLLAAAGDLDHEQVVRAAERHFGGWEGTARRTDQPPPRAEAAVAVRSKETEQVHLCLGSQGLAQADDGRYVLAVLDHLLGGGMSSRLFQEIREKRGLVYSIASYAAAYRDGGLFVIYAGMSPGAGPEVVRLVLEELDRVRTDPVPDAELRRAKESLKGSLMLGLESTGSRMSMLARSLIYHGRVVSLDELLARIDAVTSEDVQRMAQRLLRPEGLSLAAIGPFRSDGRLEAAVRDAFRRYVEARAG
- the dapB gene encoding 4-hydroxy-tetrahydrodipicolinate reductase — protein: MAGTIRVAVAGAAGRMGRAAVRAVAAQEDMTLVAALGRSRAIGRDAGEVAGAGPLGVVITADLAQVLGRRPDVLVDFSPGPAAAEHARAALPAGVSPVIGGTGMAPADLQALADLAASHRTGAVVAPNFAVGAVLMIEFARRAARFFPHVEIIEMHHDRKRDAPSGTALRTAAAVAAARGTAPPPAVAEEEMVAGARGGRAEGIPVHSVRLPGLVAHQAVIFGGPGQTLTIRHDSISEESFMPGLLLAVRRVRSLQGLVHGLENLLDL
- a CDS encoding aspartate-semialdehyde dehydrogenase codes for the protein MKGGSPIPAGGFRVGIVGATGVVGREVLRVLQQRRFPVDTLRLFASERSVGRRIGAHAVEALSEEAFAGLDVVIFDTPDDVARRWVPRAAAAGATVIDNSAAFRMDPDVPLVIPEVNAHALARIPRRIVANPNCTTATIAVPLAPLHREAGLRRLVACSYQSVSGAGQRGVEQLWAEVQHMVATRRVPPRPLGAAFTHPIAGNLIPAIGSLRGTQFSEETKVAAELRKMLDLPDLAVGVTCVRVPTLVGHGVAVHAEFERPLPAEQARALLAAAPGVEVVDDPASGAYPTPAAAAGRDPCLVGRIRTDEAGMLAFFAVADNLRKGAALNAVQIAEHLAQAGLLASGVRS